ACAAGGATTTTCACGTGAAACCCCATCTTGTTGCACCTGATGGAGTTTTTAATGCAAGTTGGTATACGGAATTTCTTCAGCAATCGGGACCAAACATTGTAGGTGTTGTTACACATCATATCTACAATCTGGGGCCAGGTATATGAGATATTAGCTTTCATTAAAGTCTGTTCATCATATCAAGTATTTAGATGATACCATTGGTTATCTGATTATTAGGTGTGGATGAGCATCTTGTGGAAAAGATATTGGATCCGTCTTACCTTAGCCAAGAAGAGTCTATATTCAAAAGCCTCAAAACCATCTTGGAAAATTATGGACCTTGGTCAAGAGCTTGGGTTGGTGAAGCTGGCGGAGCTTATAACAGTGGACACAATCTCGTCACTAATGCTTTTGTCTCTAGTTTTTGGTAAGGTTTTCTTTTCtgaaatttcaatttcatttgttcCCGAAATTTTAAAACTGTAGATTTTAAGATTTAGAGTTTTCTTTTCAAAAGAGGAATGCAACTTATCAAGAGTCTGTCTTCTAGATCAAATAAAATCATGAGACATGGTAAAAAATCGAAAATAAACAGCCAAGAAACAAAAGACCAAAATCATTTTTCACCAACTCTATGAGTAAACACACTAGTTTTTCCACTTGTCCTTTGTTTTTGCCAGCCTTGAAATAGCATTGCGTCTCTTAGGTTATTCATGgtcttttttcttttccttctttgttCTTTTTGTGTTTATATTTCACCTTTGCTTGGCAGCAATCCtgatgtatttttggttttatGGGAGTGTATGTATATACAAAAACACACATATATTTAActatgcatgtgtgtatatatacatacacataagtTGACTGTCAAACTCCAATGTTCTTGAAGCGCTAGACAATATTGCATGGGATGTTTTTCCCTGTAATAGGAAACTTGCATTTGAATTTTCACTTTGGAGAAattataattaattcattttcctCCTTGAGTGCACGAATGCTCACTTCAAGCTTCAATATGTATTCATGAATACACAAAATGACTGTTACTGCACCTTGTGCTGATTTTCTTTTGGCATGTCCAGTTTTTTTATCCATTTCTCTCTAGCACAGTGATATACCAGAGGCAACAGTTTTTTCATCTTTAAGGAACATTTATTGGAACTGCCACAGGTATTTAGATCAGCTTGGCATGGCATCCACATACAATACAAAGTCTTATTGCAGGCAAACCTTGATTGGTGGCAATTATGGGCTTTTAAACACAACTACTTATGTGCCAAATCCTGATTACTACAGGTACAGCTTTAAGATCCGTTGTTTATTTGGTTCTtggcatttttatttatttaatggcttAACCAAAGGAAAAACTTCATACTAAATTCAAATTCCTGCTTTGGGTGATAGACATAACTAAATTTGGACACAAACATAGTCCTGAAACTTTTGTAATTGTGAATCAGTGCACTTCTTTGGCACCGACTAATGGGAGAACGTGTTTTATCAGTAAGTTCAAATGGAACACAATACCTGCGGACTTATGCACATTGTACTAAGAATGCTGTAAGTTTCTAAGCTTATTTCATTGATAAGCTTTATGTGGTACAGACATAACATTTGGACATAATTTGTATAATTCTTGCTTTGAATTAGTTTCGCAGGATACAAACATACTAAATGATCACAGCCTGCATCCTCTGTTTGCTTTGATGGAAAGGAAAGATTCAAATCTGATAGTTctaattagaaaaattaaaaaatgtgataATTTTAAATTTTGTGAATTCTTATTTTGTTGATTTCAAATGTATACTCTCTGTCCATTTTCTCTACCAGTCAGTATAGGATATTTCAGAGAGAAAATTTTACATAACTGAGATTAATGAATGATATGGACGAATAAGTAATAATCATTCAAATGAATTCTTGTGATCTCATTAGTTGTAGATATACCTTACATCCATTTAAATCAATCGCTTTATAAACTAAGCAACACAATTCTTTGAGATTTGCACAAATCCATCTAAACCATCCACCCTTCTTTGCAAGTAGTTTGCATCACAATTACTATTCACCTATGTTATTGTGGTTTGCTTTTCACCCTCCATAACCATACCAGTATGAGCCTGGTATTGTTTCTGGGCAGGTACGACTGGAAACGCCGAGTTTCCCAAGGCAGGGGCTCCTACATGGGTATGTCCCCTGGCAAACCTGGGATATACCTGGGTAGGCGCCTGGATACGCAGGGTTTTTCTAGGCCATGCTCAGGCAATTGTAGTGCCATTTTTCATATAAAAAATCTCAGTTTAAAAAATTACAAGCTATCAATTTGGAATTGATCATAGAAATACtcttttggaagaaaaacaaagtGCTTGATGCCTTTTGTCCAGGGTCTAACTTCCTATCTTTGGAAGGAAAAGTGGGagaaaaacaataatttttttgataaatctCTATATGGCAGGTTGAAGAATGCATGTATATAGCCCAAGCGACAGTCAAAGCTAAAAACTCCCATAATCTATTTTCTGTATTTGATGAGTTTTCACTTGAAAAAATGGTACAGTGAAAGACATTTTAATTTAATGGTTACTTTTGTTTAGTTTATGCATATTATAGTTAAATTTGTTTATTTAGCTACAATTTTTACTTTTTAGTATAAAGCATGGAGTCCAAATGTTTTATTTCAAACACACTCAAACCCCATATCTATATCTGTACATCAAGTGGTAACTTACTATCGACATTTTAACTTGGTTAGGAACTTCATTAGTATATATTGTTTGCGTCTATAACAGAAAATTAAAAATGGATGGCTCAATGCTGTCTTAGTGGATTAAACAGTAAAAACTGTTTACTCTATAGAGCTCAGGTTCAAATCCAGAGTTAGGTAGGGTAGTGACACTGGGGaaatataaaaaactaaaaactaagtaGCAGTATCAAAAGTAGCTCTTTTTATTACTTGCATGCTTCATCATTTCCATCATTTTTTATGCACATTTGAAAACAGTTGCTTCATCTTAGTTGATGCACACTTAAAAGCAGAATTGTGAATAAAAATTCCAGTTTTTTGGGTGACTGACTTATGAGAACTATCAATTTTTCAGACAGGAGTCACCGTACTCTTGATCAATCTTGGCAAATTGGATGGTATTACTGTTGAGGTTTCTATTTATTCTCAAAATGGAGGGCAGAAGAATCTTAATGCAAGGACTGATTTGGTAAACGGGAAATCTAGATTGGAGTATCATCTAACAGCAAAAGATGGGGATTTACACAGTCAGACTATGCTCCTCAATGGAAAAGTTTTGGATGTGAGTCCCAAGGGAGAGATACCTTCTTTAGAACCAGTAGAAGTGAATCCCCAGACCCCTATTTCAGTAGCTCCTCTCTCAATTGCATTTGTAGCTCTTCCTTATGTTCAACTTCTAGCGTGTAGCAGGTAAGGAATGTATGCAGATCCAAAATAATAATCAAAGTTGGTGTTCCCTTTGAATCATCAATATTACTTGAATCAAGATGCTATTCAAATGTGGTACTC
The nucleotide sequence above comes from Cryptomeria japonica chromosome 11, Sugi_1.0, whole genome shotgun sequence. Encoded proteins:
- the LOC131054333 gene encoding heparanase-like protein 3 isoform X3 encodes the protein MMGNTAETDSDFICANLDWWPPDKCDYGTCSWGNASLLNLDLESSLLENAVKAFDALKIRLGGSLEDRVIYDVGDLKQPCHPFTKNVSVVFGFIDGCLPISRWDALNLFFRKTRAVVAFGLNALNGRKEISKGVWEGPWDSTNANDFIQYTVDHGYQINAWELGNELSGRRVNATQYAADAINLHGILENIYKDFHVKPHLVAPDGVFNASWYTEFLQQSGPNIVGVVTHHIYNLGPGVDEHLVEKILDPSYLSQEESIFKSLKTILENYGPWSRAWVGEAGGAYNSGHNLVTNAFVSSFWYLDQLGMASTYNTKSYCRQTLIGGNYGLLNTTTYVPNPDYYSALLWHRLMGERVLSVSSNGTQYLRTYAHCTKNATGVTVLLINLGKLDGITVEVSIYSQNGGQKNLNARTDLVNGKSRLEYHLTAKDGDLHSQTMLLNGKVLDVSPKGEIPSLEPVEVNPQTPISVAPLSIAFVALPYVQLLACSR
- the LOC131054333 gene encoding heparanase-like protein 3 isoform X2, whose translation is MMGNTDAAIAETDSDFICANLDWWPPDKCDYGTCSWGNASLLNLDLESSLLENAVKAFDALKIRLGGSLEDRVIYDVGDLKQPCHPFTKNVSVVFGFIDGCLPISRWDALNLFFRKTRAVVAFGLNALNGRKEISKGVWEGPWDSTNANDFIQYTVDHGYQINAWELGNELSGRRVNATQYAADAINLHGILENIYKDFHVKPHLVAPDGVFNASWYTEFLQQSGPNIVGVVTHHIYNLGPGVDEHLVEKILDPSYLSQEESIFKSLKTILENYGPWSRAWVGEAGGAYNSGHNLVTNAFVSSFWYLDQLGMASTYNTKSYCRQTLIGGNYGLLNTTTYVPNPDYYSALLWHRLMGERVLSVSSNGTQYLRTYAHCTKNATGVTVLLINLGKLDGITVEVSIYSQNGGQKNLNARTDLVNGKSRLEYHLTAKDGDLHSQTMLLNGKVLDVSPKGEIPSLEPVEVNPQTPISVAPLSIAFVALPYVQLLACSR
- the LOC131054333 gene encoding heparanase-like protein 3 isoform X1, with protein sequence MAFYCLRIWVLAACCNLFFLCQNTYGFNASASVFANISINGDAAIAETDSDFICANLDWWPPDKCDYGTCSWGNASLLNLDLESSLLENAVKAFDALKIRLGGSLEDRVIYDVGDLKQPCHPFTKNVSVVFGFIDGCLPISRWDALNLFFRKTRAVVAFGLNALNGRKEISKGVWEGPWDSTNANDFIQYTVDHGYQINAWELGNELSGRRVNATQYAADAINLHGILENIYKDFHVKPHLVAPDGVFNASWYTEFLQQSGPNIVGVVTHHIYNLGPGVDEHLVEKILDPSYLSQEESIFKSLKTILENYGPWSRAWVGEAGGAYNSGHNLVTNAFVSSFWYLDQLGMASTYNTKSYCRQTLIGGNYGLLNTTTYVPNPDYYSALLWHRLMGERVLSVSSNGTQYLRTYAHCTKNATGVTVLLINLGKLDGITVEVSIYSQNGGQKNLNARTDLVNGKSRLEYHLTAKDGDLHSQTMLLNGKVLDVSPKGEIPSLEPVEVNPQTPISVAPLSIAFVALPYVQLLACSR